The following proteins are co-located in the Phoenix dactylifera cultivar Barhee BC4 unplaced genomic scaffold, palm_55x_up_171113_PBpolish2nd_filt_p 000164F, whole genome shotgun sequence genome:
- the LOC103723388 gene encoding pyrroline-5-carboxylate reductase-like isoform X1 has protein sequence MAAVAAPDAFNLGFIGAGNMAESISSGVAKSGVLPPASIRTTHRRTDRRLVFQSFGVKILETNAQVVDDSDIIILSVKPQIVKKVLLELKPFFSEEKVLVSIAAGIKLKDLQEWSGQRRIIRVMPNTPATVGQAASVMCVGEMATKKDEERVTSLFGAIGKVWTADEKYFDAVTGLSGSGPAYVYRAIEALADGGVAAGLPRDLVLGLASQTVLGAAATVNLTGKHPGQLKDAVTSPAGTTVAGIQELERGAFRGTLMNAVVAATKRCRELSQT, from the exons ATGGCGGCGGTCGCGGCACCGGACGCGTTCAATCTTGGGTTCATCGGCGCCGGGAACATGGCGGAGAGCATCTCCAGTGGGGTGGCCAAGTCCGGCGTCCTGCCGCCGGCGAGCATCCGCACCACCCACCGCCGCACCGATCGCAGGCTCGTCTTCCAGTCCTTCGGCGTTAAGATTTTGGAGACCAACGCCCAG GTAGTCGATGATAGTGACATCATTATTCTCTCTGTGAAACCTCAAATTG TTAAAAAGGTACTTTTGGAGCTGAAGCCTTTTTTCTCGGAAGAGAAAGTTCTAGTTTCCATTGCTGCAGGAATCAAGTTAAAAGATCTCCAG GAGTGGTCTGGTCAGCGTCGAATAATAAGGGTGATGCCAAATACTCCTGCTACTGTTGGTCAGGCAGCATCCG TCATGTGTGTGGGTGAAATGGCAACTAAGAAAGATGAAGAACGTGTAACCAGTTTGTTCGGCGCAATTGGGAAGGTATGGACAGCTgatgaaaaatattttgatgctGTAACTGGCTTGAG TGGTAGTGGCCCTGCTTACGTTTATCGAGCAATAGAGGCCCTGGCTGATGGTGGGGTGGCTGCTGGTCTTCCTCGAGATCTTGTTCTTGGTCTTGCTTCTCAGACG GTTCTAGGTGCTGCAGCCACGGTGAACCTTACTGGGAAACATCCTGGTCAGCTGAAGGATGCGGTTACATCTCCTGCAGGGACCACTGTAGCTGGGATTCAGGAATTAGAGAGAGGTGCATTCCGTGGCACCCTGATGAATGCTGTTGTTGCAGCCACAAAACGGTGCCGAGAACTATCACAAACATAA
- the LOC103723388 gene encoding pyrroline-5-carboxylate reductase-like isoform X2 produces the protein MAAVAAPDAFNLGFIGAGNMAESISSGVAKSGVLPPASIRTTHRRTDRRLVFQSFGVKILETNAQVVDDSDIIILSVKPQIVKKVLLELKPFFSEEKVLVSIAAGIKLKDLQEWSGQRRIIRVMPNTPATVVMCVGEMATKKDEERVTSLFGAIGKVWTADEKYFDAVTGLSGSGPAYVYRAIEALADGGVAAGLPRDLVLGLASQTVLGAAATVNLTGKHPGQLKDAVTSPAGTTVAGIQELERGAFRGTLMNAVVAATKRCRELSQT, from the exons ATGGCGGCGGTCGCGGCACCGGACGCGTTCAATCTTGGGTTCATCGGCGCCGGGAACATGGCGGAGAGCATCTCCAGTGGGGTGGCCAAGTCCGGCGTCCTGCCGCCGGCGAGCATCCGCACCACCCACCGCCGCACCGATCGCAGGCTCGTCTTCCAGTCCTTCGGCGTTAAGATTTTGGAGACCAACGCCCAG GTAGTCGATGATAGTGACATCATTATTCTCTCTGTGAAACCTCAAATTG TTAAAAAGGTACTTTTGGAGCTGAAGCCTTTTTTCTCGGAAGAGAAAGTTCTAGTTTCCATTGCTGCAGGAATCAAGTTAAAAGATCTCCAG GAGTGGTCTGGTCAGCGTCGAATAATAAGGGTGATGCCAAATACTCCTGCTACTGTTG TCATGTGTGTGGGTGAAATGGCAACTAAGAAAGATGAAGAACGTGTAACCAGTTTGTTCGGCGCAATTGGGAAGGTATGGACAGCTgatgaaaaatattttgatgctGTAACTGGCTTGAG TGGTAGTGGCCCTGCTTACGTTTATCGAGCAATAGAGGCCCTGGCTGATGGTGGGGTGGCTGCTGGTCTTCCTCGAGATCTTGTTCTTGGTCTTGCTTCTCAGACG GTTCTAGGTGCTGCAGCCACGGTGAACCTTACTGGGAAACATCCTGGTCAGCTGAAGGATGCGGTTACATCTCCTGCAGGGACCACTGTAGCTGGGATTCAGGAATTAGAGAGAGGTGCATTCCGTGGCACCCTGATGAATGCTGTTGTTGCAGCCACAAAACGGTGCCGAGAACTATCACAAACATAA